A single genomic interval of Pseudomonas sp. FeN3W harbors:
- a CDS encoding electron transport complex subunit E, which yields MSAPSYRELTVNGLWKNNPALVQLLGLCPLLGVSNSAVNALGLGLATMLVLTCSNIGVSLVRGVVNTAVRLPAFVMIIAALTTCIELLMQAFTYELYQILGIFIPLITTNCVILGRADGFAAKHNPLIAGFDGLVMGVGFCLVLLVLGGLRELFGTGTLFANMHLLFGPVATDWQITLFSDYKGFLLAILPPGAFIVLGLLIALKNRIDQQLAERARATQPAAPAASRRVRVTGVIE from the coding sequence ATGAGCGCACCCAGCTATCGTGAATTGACCGTCAACGGACTGTGGAAGAACAACCCGGCGCTGGTACAGCTGCTCGGACTCTGTCCGCTGCTCGGCGTCAGCAACTCGGCGGTCAACGCACTCGGCCTCGGCCTCGCGACGATGCTGGTGCTGACCTGCTCGAACATCGGCGTATCGCTGGTGCGCGGCGTGGTCAACACCGCCGTGCGCCTGCCGGCGTTCGTGATGATCATCGCCGCGCTGACCACCTGCATCGAGCTGCTGATGCAGGCCTTCACCTACGAGCTGTACCAGATTCTCGGCATCTTCATCCCACTGATCACCACCAACTGCGTCATCCTTGGTCGCGCCGACGGTTTCGCCGCCAAGCACAACCCGCTGATCGCCGGCTTCGACGGCCTGGTCATGGGCGTCGGCTTCTGTCTGGTTCTGCTGGTGCTCGGCGGCCTGCGCGAACTGTTCGGCACCGGCACACTGTTTGCCAACATGCACCTGCTGTTCGGCCCAGTCGCCACTGACTGGCAGATCACACTGTTCAGCGACTACAAGGGCTTCCTGTTGGCGATACTGCCGCCAGGGGCCTTCATCGTGCTCGGCCTGCTGATTGCGCTGAAGAACCGGATCGACCAACAGCTCGCCGAACGCGCCCGCGCCACCCAACCCGCCGCGCCGGCTGCCAGCCGCCGTGTACGCGTGACCGGCGTGATCGAGTGA
- the gloA gene encoding lactoylglutathione lyase: protein MRLLHTMLRVGDMEKSIAFYTEVLGMTLLRRKDYPEGKFTLAFVGYGDEAHNSVIELTHNWGVDSYQLGDGYGHIALEVEDVYKACEDIRSRGGKITREPGPMMHGSSILAFVEDPDGYKIELLSPKRAD from the coding sequence ATGAGACTGCTGCATACCATGCTGCGTGTCGGCGATATGGAGAAGTCCATCGCCTTCTACACCGAAGTGCTGGGCATGACCCTGCTGCGCCGCAAGGACTATCCGGAGGGCAAGTTCACCCTGGCCTTCGTCGGCTACGGCGACGAGGCGCACAACAGCGTCATCGAGCTGACTCACAACTGGGGCGTGGACAGCTACCAGCTGGGCGACGGCTACGGCCACATCGCTCTCGAAGTGGAGGATGTCTACAAGGCCTGCGAGGACATCCGCTCCCGCGGCGGCAAGATCACCCGCGAGCCGGGGCCGATGATGCACGGGTCGAGCATTCTGGCCTTCGTCGAAGACCCGGATGGCTACAAGATCGAACTCTTGTCGCCGAAGCGCGCCGACTGA
- the rsxC gene encoding electron transport complex subunit RsxC — MTALKIWDIHGGIHPPEHKDLSNRTPIQPVPLPKRLVLPLAQHLGAPAEPCVTLGEQVLKGQQIAVASGFVSAPLHAPTSGVISFIGPQPYPHVSGMLANAIVIDSDGEDKWIDLHPQPDYRELERPALLELIRQAGISGLGGAGFPTAVKLSPPPTQTIRTLIINGTECEPYITADDLLMREKAAELVAGIEILAHLIQPQEVLIGIEDNKPEAIAAVRAAIGERPFMLKVFPTKYPSGGEKQLIQILTGEEVPSGGLPADIGMLCQNVGTCVAIHDAVLLGKPLISRITTLTGEALARPMNVEVLIGTPVDELLAFAGLDQHRLNRLIMGGPMMGFSLPSLEVPVVKTTNCLLASTLEELPPPPPALPCIRCGECAEACPVSLLPQQLHFFSLGQEHEQLKAHNLFDCIECGACAYVCPSSIPLVQYYRAAKSEIRELEQKQQKAEHSKQRFELRQERLRRAEEQKEVERKARAERAARAKAAQGESAQVASGATAATPSAAPKSGLSETQKKLKIEASMAQVALKKAEKQLAAHDTPELQAQVADLRKAAEAAQQALDTAMQESASAAPADDEALKKAKIEAAMLKAQIRKLEKLEAPDDDQQAELARLHQQLHEAEQALTVAQSAAPAPAAKPADDEALKKAKIEAAMLKAQIRKLEKLEAPDDDQQAELARLRQQLHEAEQALTVAQSAAPTPAAKPADDEALKKAKIEAAMLKAQIRKLEKLEAPDDDQQAELARLRQQLHEAEQALTVAQNAAPTPAAKPADDEALKKAKIETAMLKAQIRKLEKLEAPDDDQQAELARLRQQQHEAEQTLSAAQSAAPAAKPAADEALKKAKIELAMKRAELKKAEKAGSGEPELSRLRDALSTAEQALHAAEDASQKPAPELVRTSKPGVDDRQRALKTELAFARADLRKLERDENAEPAAIDAARARLNEAERQMAEYQDA; from the coding sequence ATGACCGCACTGAAGATCTGGGACATCCATGGCGGCATTCATCCGCCGGAACACAAGGATCTGTCCAACCGCACGCCGATCCAGCCGGTCCCGCTGCCCAAGCGCCTGGTCCTGCCACTGGCGCAGCATCTCGGTGCGCCAGCCGAGCCCTGCGTCACGCTTGGCGAACAGGTACTCAAAGGCCAGCAGATCGCTGTCGCCAGCGGATTCGTCAGTGCGCCGCTACATGCTCCGACCTCCGGCGTGATCAGCTTCATCGGCCCGCAGCCCTATCCGCATGTATCAGGCATGCTCGCCAATGCGATCGTCATCGACAGCGATGGCGAAGACAAATGGATCGACCTGCATCCGCAACCGGATTACCGCGAACTCGAGCGCCCTGCCCTGCTCGAGCTGATTCGCCAGGCCGGCATCAGCGGCCTCGGCGGCGCTGGCTTCCCCACCGCCGTGAAGCTCAGCCCGCCGCCGACCCAGACGATCCGCACGCTGATCATCAACGGCACCGAGTGCGAGCCCTACATCACCGCCGATGACCTGCTGATGCGTGAAAAGGCGGCCGAGTTGGTCGCGGGAATCGAGATCCTCGCGCACCTGATTCAGCCGCAGGAGGTACTGATCGGTATCGAGGACAACAAGCCCGAAGCGATCGCCGCGGTGCGTGCGGCCATCGGCGAGCGCCCCTTCATGTTGAAGGTCTTCCCGACCAAGTATCCGTCCGGCGGTGAAAAACAACTGATCCAGATTCTCACCGGAGAAGAGGTGCCCAGTGGTGGCCTGCCAGCGGATATCGGCATGCTCTGTCAGAACGTCGGAACCTGCGTCGCCATCCACGACGCCGTGCTGCTCGGCAAGCCGCTGATTTCGCGCATCACCACCCTGACCGGTGAGGCGCTGGCGCGGCCGATGAACGTCGAGGTGCTGATCGGCACCCCCGTGGATGAACTGCTGGCCTTCGCCGGTCTCGATCAGCACAGGCTCAACCGTCTGATCATGGGCGGCCCGATGATGGGCTTCAGCCTGCCATCCCTCGAGGTGCCGGTGGTCAAGACCACCAACTGCCTGCTGGCGAGCACACTGGAAGAGCTGCCGCCACCGCCGCCCGCGCTGCCCTGCATCCGTTGCGGAGAGTGCGCCGAGGCCTGCCCGGTCAGCCTGCTACCGCAGCAACTGCATTTCTTTTCCCTTGGCCAGGAGCACGAGCAGCTCAAGGCCCATAACCTGTTCGACTGCATCGAGTGCGGTGCCTGCGCCTACGTGTGCCCCTCCAGCATCCCCTTGGTGCAGTACTACCGCGCTGCCAAGAGTGAGATTCGCGAGCTGGAGCAGAAGCAGCAGAAGGCCGAGCACTCCAAACAGCGCTTCGAGCTTCGCCAAGAGCGCCTGCGCCGCGCCGAAGAACAGAAGGAAGTCGAACGCAAGGCCCGCGCCGAACGCGCCGCACGTGCCAAGGCGGCACAGGGCGAAAGCGCGCAGGTTGCTTCTGGTGCCACCGCTGCCACCCCGAGCGCAGCGCCCAAGTCGGGGCTCTCGGAAACCCAGAAGAAACTGAAAATCGAAGCGAGCATGGCCCAGGTCGCCCTGAAGAAGGCCGAAAAACAACTCGCCGCTCACGATACGCCCGAACTGCAAGCCCAGGTCGCCGATCTGCGCAAAGCCGCCGAAGCGGCGCAGCAGGCACTCGATACAGCCATGCAGGAGAGCGCCAGCGCCGCGCCTGCCGACGACGAGGCACTGAAGAAGGCCAAGATCGAAGCCGCCATGCTCAAGGCACAGATCCGCAAGCTGGAGAAGCTCGAAGCCCCGGATGACGATCAGCAAGCCGAACTCGCACGCCTGCACCAGCAACTGCACGAAGCCGAACAGGCGCTGACCGTCGCGCAGAGTGCAGCGCCCGCGCCCGCCGCCAAGCCGGCCGACGACGAGGCACTGAAAAAGGCCAAGATCGAAGCCGCCATGCTCAAGGCACAGATCCGCAAGCTGGAGAAGCTCGAAGCCCCGGATGACGATCAGCAAGCCGAACTCGCCCGCCTGCGTCAGCAACTGCACGAAGCCGAACAGGCGCTGACCGTCGCGCAGAGTGCAGCGCCCACGCCCGCCGCCAAGCCGGCCGACGACGAGGCACTGAAAAAGGCCAAGATCGAAGCCGCCATGCTCAAGGCGCAGATCCGCAAGCTGGAGAAGCTCGAAGCACCGGACGACGATCAGCAGGCCGAACTCGCTCGCCTGCGTCAGCAACTGCACGAAGCCGAACAGGCGCTGACCGTCGCGCAGAATGCAGCGCCCACGCCCGCCGCCAAGCCGGCCGATGACGAAGCGCTGAAAAAAGCCAAGATCGAAACCGCCATGCTCAAGGCGCAGATCCGCAAGCTGGAAAAGCTCGAAGCACCGGACGACGATCAGCAAGCCGAACTCGCCCGCCTACGTCAGCAGCAGCACGAGGCAGAGCAGACACTCAGTGCCGCGCAGAGCGCAGCGCCCGCCGCTAAGCCAGCCGCTGACGAGGCGCTGAAGAAAGCCAAGATCGAACTGGCGATGAAGCGCGCCGAACTCAAGAAGGCCGAGAAAGCTGGCAGCGGCGAACCGGAGCTCAGCCGTCTGCGTGATGCGCTGAGCACAGCGGAGCAGGCGCTGCACGCCGCCGAGGATGCCTCGCAAAAACCTGCGCCCGAGCTGGTACGGACCAGCAAGCCGGGCGTCGATGATCGCCAGCGAGCGCTCAAGACCGAGCTTGCCTTTGCCAGAGCCGATCTGCGCAAGCTTGAGCGCGACGAGAACGCAGAGCCCGCTGCAATAGACGCTGCCCGCGCACGGCTGAACGAAGCGGAACGCCAGATGGCGGAATATCAGGACGCATAA
- the rsxG gene encoding electron transport complex subunit RsxG: MMLPEISRSMLKNAAVLGLFAIVTVGAVTLLQQGTAERIQAAERAAQVRALGEILPAGSYDNHLLDDSVLIQDRLLGNKSPLPAYVAIKDGRPSAVILQAIAPDGYSGAIHLLVGIHADGRVAGVRVIGHRETPGLGDKIELAKSPWIRSFEDKSLSNPEAEGWAVKKDRGEFDQFAGATITPRAVVGAVHRALQYFDAHKAELLTTGGATTEAAGDALESRTEPAEATVHSRAGSAATRDELQTNEPEAEPQGDQP, encoded by the coding sequence ATGATGCTTCCGGAAATCAGCCGTTCCATGCTGAAGAACGCCGCGGTGCTGGGCCTGTTCGCAATCGTCACCGTAGGCGCGGTGACGCTGCTTCAGCAGGGAACCGCCGAACGCATTCAGGCCGCCGAACGCGCCGCACAGGTTCGCGCACTGGGTGAAATTCTGCCTGCAGGCAGTTATGACAATCACCTGCTCGACGACAGCGTATTGATCCAGGACCGCTTGCTCGGCAACAAGAGCCCGCTGCCCGCTTATGTCGCGATCAAGGATGGCCGGCCGAGCGCCGTGATCCTCCAGGCCATCGCTCCAGACGGGTACAGCGGCGCGATTCACCTGCTGGTGGGCATTCACGCCGACGGCCGGGTCGCCGGTGTCCGGGTCATCGGCCATCGTGAAACGCCAGGCCTGGGCGACAAGATCGAACTGGCGAAAAGTCCGTGGATTCGCAGCTTCGAAGACAAATCGCTGAGCAATCCCGAGGCTGAGGGCTGGGCAGTGAAGAAGGACCGCGGCGAGTTCGACCAGTTCGCCGGCGCCACCATCACCCCCCGCGCCGTGGTCGGCGCCGTGCACCGCGCCTTGCAGTACTTCGATGCGCACAAGGCCGAGCTGCTGACAACCGGCGGCGCGACGACCGAAGCCGCTGGCGACGCCTTGGAAAGCCGCACCGAGCCCGCCGAAGCCACCGTCCACTCACGCGCCGGCAGTGCCGCCACCCGCGACGAGCTGCAAACCAACGAGCCTGAAGCCGAGCCGCAAGGGGATCAGCCATGA
- the nth gene encoding endonuclease III produces the protein MNAEKRREIFRRLHEDNPEPKTELAYSTPFELLIAVILSAQATDVGVNKATARLYPVANTPEAIYALGYDGLCEYIRTIGLYPSKAKNVIETCRILIEKHGSQVPDNREDLEALPGVGRKTANVVLNTAFRQFTMAVDTHIFRVSNRTGIAPGKNVLEVERKLIRFVPKDYLLDAHHWLILHGRYVCKARKPLCGSCRIEDLCEYKHKTSDD, from the coding sequence ATGAATGCCGAAAAACGTCGGGAGATCTTCCGCCGCCTGCATGAAGACAATCCCGAACCGAAGACCGAGCTAGCCTACAGCACACCCTTCGAACTGCTGATCGCCGTGATCCTCTCGGCCCAGGCCACCGATGTCGGCGTGAACAAGGCCACTGCACGGCTCTACCCCGTGGCCAACACCCCGGAGGCGATCTACGCCCTCGGCTACGACGGCCTATGCGAATACATCCGCACCATCGGCCTGTATCCGAGCAAGGCGAAGAACGTCATCGAGACCTGCCGAATCCTGATCGAAAAGCATGGCAGCCAGGTGCCGGACAATCGCGAGGATCTGGAGGCCCTTCCCGGGGTGGGTCGCAAAACCGCCAACGTGGTGCTGAACACGGCGTTCCGCCAATTCACCATGGCGGTGGACACGCACATTTTCCGGGTCAGCAACCGCACCGGCATCGCCCCGGGCAAGAATGTTCTGGAGGTCGAGCGCAAGCTGATCCGCTTCGTACCGAAGGATTATCTGCTCGATGCACACCATTGGCTGATCCTGCACGGACGCTATGTCTGCAAGGCGCGCAAACCGCTATGCGGCAGCTGTCGGATCGAGGATCTTTGCGAATACAAGCACAAGACTTCCGACGATTGA
- the pyrC gene encoding dihydroorotase yields the protein MSDRLTLLRPDDWHIHLRDGAALPHTVADAARQFARAIIMPNLVPPVRNADEAEAYRQRILAARPAGSDFTPLMVLYLTDSTSADDIRQAKASGFVHAAKLYPAGATTNSASGVTAIDNIFGVLETMAEVGLPLLVHGEVTRSEIDIFDREKHFIDEQLSRVTARFPTLKVVFEHITTRDAVQFVQAAGANVGATITAHHLLYNRNHMLVGGIRPHLFCLPVLKRNVHQEALLDAATSGSPKFFLGTDSAPHAQHAKEAACGCAGCYTAHAAIELYAEAFEQRQALDKLESFASHFGPDFYGLPRNTTQITLVREEWNVPANLPFADQVVVPLRAGERLHWRLEADA from the coding sequence ATGTCCGACCGACTCACCCTGCTGCGCCCCGACGACTGGCACATCCACTTGCGCGACGGCGCCGCCCTGCCTCACACCGTCGCGGATGCTGCCCGCCAGTTCGCCCGCGCCATCATCATGCCGAACCTGGTGCCACCGGTACGCAATGCCGATGAGGCCGAAGCTTATCGCCAGCGCATCTTGGCGGCTCGGCCGGCCGGCAGTGATTTCACACCATTGATGGTGCTCTATCTCACCGACAGCACCAGTGCCGACGATATCCGCCAGGCCAAGGCCAGCGGCTTCGTACATGCCGCCAAGCTCTATCCAGCCGGCGCGACCACCAATTCCGCGTCCGGCGTGACCGCGATCGACAACATCTTCGGCGTGCTGGAAACCATGGCCGAAGTCGGCCTGCCTTTGCTGGTCCACGGCGAGGTCACGCGCAGCGAGATCGATATCTTCGATCGCGAGAAGCACTTCATCGACGAGCAGTTGAGTCGCGTCACCGCGCGCTTCCCGACGCTGAAAGTGGTGTTCGAGCACATCACGACCCGTGACGCCGTGCAGTTCGTCCAAGCGGCAGGCGCCAACGTCGGCGCTACCATCACCGCGCACCACCTGCTGTACAACCGCAACCACATGCTGGTCGGCGGCATTCGTCCGCATCTGTTCTGCCTGCCGGTGCTCAAACGCAACGTTCACCAGGAAGCCTTGCTGGATGCCGCCACCAGCGGCAGCCCGAAGTTCTTCCTCGGTACCGACTCGGCACCCCATGCACAGCACGCCAAGGAAGCGGCCTGTGGTTGCGCTGGCTGCTATACCGCGCATGCGGCCATCGAGTTGTATGCCGAAGCCTTCGAACAGCGGCAGGCGCTGGACAAGTTGGAATCCTTTGCCAGTCACTTCGGTCCGGATTTCTACGGGCTGCCGCGCAACACCACGCAGATCACCCTGGTGCGCGAGGAATGGAACGTGCCGGCCAATCTGCCATTCGCTGATCAGGTCGTCGTGCCGCTGCGTGCCGGGGAACGACTGCACTGGCGTCTGGAGGCGGACGCATGA
- a CDS encoding OmpA family protein, translating to MRLRPLVLLCLLASPANALTFQTRLERVQWQVEGDQFECRLTQPIAGFGSGEFVRRAGEQAVFRLHSPERWLGAGSATLLAAAAPWQPSRSDINLGVVTVSGGDIPFNSTQLQAGRLLSGLLEGRSPVVRHRTMQGGDTLEIRLLPARFGKAYEDYRACTAKLLPVNFDQVRQSQIGFPSSDVVLDAQGRARLDIVLQYMRADPSVNRIELDGHSDNSGNRLLNRDLSRRRALAVQEYLVANGIPVERITLRFHGERYPLVTNSSEANRAKNRRVTLRLAREAAPPASSVAAAPSS from the coding sequence GTGCGCCTGCGCCCTCTCGTACTGTTGTGCCTGCTCGCTTCACCGGCCAACGCCCTGACATTCCAGACTCGGCTGGAACGGGTGCAATGGCAGGTGGAGGGGGATCAGTTCGAGTGCCGGCTGACCCAGCCCATCGCCGGTTTCGGCAGCGGCGAGTTCGTCCGGCGCGCCGGCGAGCAGGCGGTCTTTCGTCTGCACTCGCCGGAGCGCTGGCTTGGTGCGGGCTCGGCGACCCTGCTTGCCGCAGCGGCGCCTTGGCAACCGTCGCGCAGTGATATCAATCTCGGCGTGGTCACCGTGAGTGGTGGCGATATTCCGTTCAACAGCACCCAGCTACAGGCCGGGCGCCTGCTCAGCGGTCTGCTCGAAGGGCGTAGTCCGGTGGTGCGGCATCGCACCATGCAAGGCGGCGATACGCTGGAGATTCGCCTGTTGCCGGCGCGCTTCGGTAAGGCTTACGAGGACTACCGTGCCTGTACGGCCAAGCTGCTGCCGGTCAATTTCGATCAGGTGCGCCAGTCGCAGATCGGTTTCCCGAGCAGCGACGTGGTGCTGGACGCCCAGGGGCGCGCCAGGCTCGATATCGTCCTGCAGTACATGCGTGCCGATCCCAGCGTGAACCGCATCGAACTGGACGGACATTCGGACAACAGCGGCAACCGTCTGCTCAATCGGGATCTGTCGCGCCGTCGCGCATTGGCGGTACAGGAGTACCTGGTCGCCAACGGCATACCGGTGGAGCGGATCACCCTGCGCTTCCATGGCGAACGCTATCCGCTGGTGACCAACAGCAGCGAGGCCAATCGCGCGAAGAATCGGCGTGTCACCTTGCGCCTGGCGCGCGAAGCGGCGCCACCCGCGTCCTCGGTTGCCGCCGCCCCGTCGTCTTGA
- a CDS encoding argininosuccinate synthase, with the protein MADVKKVVLAYSGGLDTSVILKWLQDTYSCEVVTFTADLGQGEEVEPARTKAQALGVKEIYIDDLREEFVRDFVFPMFRANTVYEGEYLLGTSIARPLIAKRLIEIANETGADAISHGATGKGNDQVRFELGAYALKPGVKVIAPWREWDLLSREKLMDYAEKHAIPIERHGKKKSPYSMDANLLHISYEGGVLEDTWTEHEEDMWRWTKSPEAAPDTPTYLELTYRKGDIVAIDGKDMTPAQVLTELNRIGGENGIGRLDIVENRYVGMKSRGCYETPGGTIMLKAHRAIESITLDREVAHLKDELMPKYASLIYNGYWWSPERSMLQQMIDASQVNVNGVVRLKLYKGNVIVVGRKSDDSLFDANIATFEEDGGAYNQADAGGFIKLNALRMRIAAGKGRTQF; encoded by the coding sequence ATGGCGGACGTTAAGAAGGTAGTTCTGGCCTATTCCGGTGGCCTGGACACCTCGGTGATTCTGAAGTGGCTGCAAGACACCTATAGCTGTGAAGTGGTGACCTTCACCGCCGACCTCGGCCAGGGCGAAGAAGTCGAGCCAGCGCGCACCAAGGCACAGGCTCTGGGCGTCAAGGAAATCTACATCGACGACCTGCGCGAAGAGTTCGTACGCGACTTCGTCTTCCCCATGTTCCGCGCCAACACTGTCTACGAAGGCGAGTACCTGCTGGGTACCTCCATCGCTCGTCCGCTGATCGCCAAGCGCCTGATCGAAATCGCCAATGAAACCGGCGCCGATGCCATCTCTCACGGTGCCACCGGCAAGGGTAACGACCAGGTGCGTTTCGAACTGGGCGCCTATGCACTCAAGCCGGGCGTGAAAGTGATCGCCCCCTGGCGCGAGTGGGATCTGCTGTCGCGCGAGAAGCTGATGGACTACGCCGAGAAGCACGCCATCCCGATCGAGCGCCACGGCAAGAAGAAGTCGCCTTACTCCATGGATGCCAACCTGCTGCACATCTCCTACGAGGGCGGCGTGCTGGAAGACACCTGGACCGAGCACGAAGAAGACATGTGGCGCTGGACCAAGTCGCCGGAAGCCGCGCCGGACACCCCCACCTACCTCGAGCTGACCTATCGCAAGGGCGATATCGTCGCCATCGACGGCAAGGACATGACACCGGCTCAGGTGCTGACCGAGCTGAACCGCATCGGCGGTGAAAACGGCATCGGCCGCCTGGACATCGTCGAGAACCGTTATGTCGGCATGAAGTCCCGCGGCTGCTACGAGACCCCCGGCGGCACCATCATGCTCAAAGCCCACCGCGCCATCGAGTCGATCACCCTTGACCGCGAAGTCGCGCATCTGAAAGACGAGCTGATGCCCAAGTACGCCAGTCTGATCTACAACGGCTACTGGTGGAGCCCCGAGCGCAGCATGCTGCAGCAGATGATCGATGCCTCTCAGGTCAACGTGAACGGCGTGGTACGCCTGAAACTGTACAAGGGCAATGTCATCGTCGTCGGCCGCAAGTCCGACGATTCGCTGTTCGACGCCAACATCGCCACTTTCGAAGAGGATGGCGGCGCCTACAATCAGGCGGACGCTGGCGGCTTCATCAAGCTCAACGCGCTGCGCATGCGCATCGCTGCCGGCAAGGGCCGCACCCAGTTCTGA
- the rnt gene encoding ribonuclease T — translation MSEEHFEDELEEHLPGKPRSPMARRFRGFLPVVIDVECGGFNSATDALLEIAAVTIGMDEQGLLYPQDTMFYRVEPFAGANIEAAALEFTGIKLDHPLRMAVPESQALTDIFRSVRKAVKSAGCKRAILVGHNSSFDLGFLNAAIARCEIKRNPFHPFSSFDTATLAGLAYGQTVLAKACQAAGIDFDGREAHSARYDTEKTAELFCGIVNRWREMGGWEEFDD, via the coding sequence ATGAGCGAAGAACACTTCGAAGACGAGCTCGAGGAGCACCTGCCGGGCAAGCCCCGCTCGCCGATGGCGCGTCGTTTCCGTGGCTTCCTGCCAGTGGTGATCGATGTCGAGTGCGGCGGCTTCAACAGCGCAACGGATGCGCTGCTGGAAATTGCGGCAGTGACCATCGGCATGGACGAGCAAGGGCTGCTGTATCCGCAGGACACGATGTTCTACCGCGTGGAGCCTTTCGCTGGCGCCAACATCGAGGCAGCCGCGCTGGAGTTCACCGGCATCAAGCTCGACCATCCGCTGCGCATGGCCGTGCCCGAATCGCAGGCCCTGACCGATATCTTTCGCAGCGTGCGCAAAGCGGTGAAATCCGCCGGCTGCAAGCGCGCGATTCTGGTCGGTCATAACAGCAGCTTCGACCTGGGCTTTCTCAACGCAGCCATCGCTCGTTGCGAGATCAAGCGCAACCCATTCCACCCCTTCTCCAGCTTCGACACCGCCACCCTGGCTGGCCTTGCCTACGGTCAGACCGTGCTGGCCAAGGCCTGCCAGGCCGCCGGGATCGACTTCGACGGCCGCGAGGCGCATTCGGCCCGCTACGACACCGAGAAAACCGCCGAGCTGTTCTGCGGCATCGTCAATCGTTGGCGGGAAATGGGCGGCTGGGAAGAGTTCGACGACTAG
- a CDS encoding RnfABCDGE type electron transport complex subunit D: MALPRITSPHAKGPSRTQRVMLLVLAATLPGVIVLTWLYGAGTLINMAWACAAALGFEAAILKLRQRPVGFFLRDGSVLVTAVLLALALPPYSPWWLTLIATGCAVVFGKQLYGGLGQNPFNPAMIGYVVVLISFPVEMTTWPVPHSVGLSAGLQHILGIASLPDGWTQATALDVLKVNKSLTIDELWRNPAFGHFGGIGSEVANLAFLAGGLFLLHKRLFSWHAPVGMLGTLMLMSLLFWNGSGSDSNGSPLFHLLSGATMLGAFFIVTDPVSSATSPRGRLIFGAGVGVLVYVIRAWGGYPDGVAFGVLLMNLAAPTIDYYTRPRTYGHRKAERGFKLGE; this comes from the coding sequence ATGGCCCTGCCCCGCATCACTTCGCCCCATGCCAAGGGCCCCAGCCGTACCCAGCGCGTCATGCTGCTGGTGCTCGCGGCTACTCTGCCCGGCGTGATCGTGCTGACCTGGCTTTACGGCGCCGGTACGTTGATCAACATGGCCTGGGCCTGCGCGGCCGCTCTTGGTTTCGAGGCAGCGATTCTGAAGCTGCGCCAGCGTCCGGTAGGCTTCTTTCTGCGCGATGGCAGCGTGCTGGTTACCGCGGTGTTGCTGGCCCTCGCGCTACCGCCCTACTCACCCTGGTGGCTGACACTGATTGCCACTGGCTGCGCGGTGGTCTTCGGCAAACAGCTCTATGGCGGCCTCGGCCAGAACCCCTTCAACCCGGCAATGATCGGCTACGTGGTGGTGCTGATTTCCTTCCCGGTCGAAATGACCACCTGGCCGGTGCCGCACAGCGTCGGGCTGAGCGCCGGGCTGCAGCATATCCTCGGCATCGCCTCGCTCCCCGACGGCTGGACCCAGGCCACCGCCCTCGATGTGCTCAAGGTGAACAAGAGCCTGACCATCGACGAACTCTGGCGCAACCCGGCCTTCGGCCACTTCGGCGGCATCGGCTCGGAAGTGGCGAACCTGGCGTTTCTTGCCGGCGGCCTGTTCCTGCTGCACAAGCGGCTATTCAGTTGGCACGCGCCGGTCGGCATGCTTGGCACGCTCATGCTGATGAGCCTGCTGTTCTGGAACGGCTCGGGTTCCGATAGCAACGGCTCACCGCTGTTTCATCTACTCAGCGGCGCCACCATGCTCGGCGCCTTCTTTATCGTCACCGACCCCGTCAGCAGCGCCACCAGCCCACGCGGACGTTTGATTTTCGGCGCCGGCGTCGGTGTGCTGGTCTACGTCATCCGCGCCTGGGGCGGCTATCCGGATGGCGTGGCCTTCGGCGTATTGCTGATGAACCTCGCCGCCCCAACCATCGATTACTACACCCGCCCGCGCACCTACGGCCACCGCAAGGCCGAGCGCGGCTTCAAGCTGGGCGAATGA